A genomic window from Silene latifolia isolate original U9 population chromosome 11, ASM4854445v1, whole genome shotgun sequence includes:
- the LOC141613003 gene encoding germin-like protein: protein MAHLNTFVVLALMAFTSFVAYATDPTQLQDFCVGVKDPNQALFVNGMFCKNPMESTPDDFFFKGLDIPGKLNNLGVNVTMVTAMQVPGLNTLGISLARIDFAPYGLNPPHTHPRATEVLTVLEGTLYVGFVTSNLATGGNKLFTKVLNKGDVFVFPQGLVHFQFNVGNCPAVAIAGLSSQNPGVVTIANAVFGPQPPISVDVLAKAFQLDANVVKSLQSHFGTSA from the exons ATGGCACATCTTAACACCTTTGTTGTTCTGGCACTTATGGCCTTCACTTCCTTTGTGGCTTATGCTACTGATCCAACCCAACTTCAAGATTTTTGCGTCGGAGTTAAAGACCCTAACCAAGCAC TGTTTGTGAATGGCATGTTTTGCAAGAATCCAATGGAATCAACGCCCGACGATTTTTTCTTCAAAGGGTTAGACATACCCGGGAAGCTTAACAACTTAGGAGTCAATGTGACAATGGTTACAGCAATGCAAGTACCTGGTCTCAACACCCTTGGTATATCGTTGGCTAGGATTGACTTTGCACCATACGGACTCAATCCACCTCACACCCACCCTCGTGCCACTGAGGTCTTGACGGTCTTGGAAGGAACCCTCTATGTCGGGTTTGTCACATCCAACCTTGCAACTGGCGGAAACAAGTTATTCACTAAGGTGTTAAACAAAGGAGATGTTTTCGTGTTTCCACAGGGTCTCGTTCACTTCCAATTTAATGTTGGTAATTGCCCTGCTGTGGCTATTGCTGGGTTGAGCAGCCAAAACCCTGGTGTTGTGACAATTGCCAACGCGGTGTTTGGACCACAACCACCTATCTCGGTCGATGTTCTAGCCAAGGCCTTCCAGTTGGATGCTAATGTGGTCAAGTCCCTTCAGTCTCACTTTGGGACGAGCGCATAA
- the LOC141613074 gene encoding germin-like protein yields MAHLNTFVVLALMAFTSFVAYATDPTQLQDFCVGVKDPNQALFVNGMFCKNPMEATPDDFFFKGLDIPGKLNNLGVNVTMVTAMQVPGLNTLGISLARIDFAPYGLNPPHTHPRATEVLTVLEGTLYVGFVTSNLATGGNKLFTKVLNKGDVFVFPQSLVHFQFNVGNSPAVAIAGLSSQNPGVVTIANAVFGSQPPISVDVLAKAFQLDANVVKFLQSQFGMSS; encoded by the exons ATGGCTCATCTTAACACCTTTGTTGTTCTGGCACTTATGGCCTTCACTTCCTTTGTGGCTTATGCTACTGATCCAACCCAACTTCAAGATTTTTGCGTCGGAGTTAAAGACCCTAACCAAGCTC TGTTTGTGAATGGCATGTTTTGCAAGAATCCAATGGAAGCAACGCCCGACGATTTTTTCTTCAAAGGGTTAGACATACCCGGGAAGCTTAACAACTTAGGAGTCAATGTGACAATGGTTACAGCAATGCAAGTACCTGGTCTCAACACCCTTGGTATATCCTTGGCTAGGATCGACTTTGCACCATACGGACTCAATCCACCTCACACCCACCCTCGTGCCACTGAGGTCTTGACGGTCTTGGAAGGAACCCTCTATGTCGGGTTTGTCACATCCAACCTTGCAACTGGCGGAAACAAGTTATTCACTAAGGTGTTAAACAAAGGAGATGTTTTCGTGTTTCCACAGAGTCTCGTTCACTTTCAATTTAATGTTGGTAATTCCCCTGCTGTGGCTATTGCTGGGTTGAGCAGCCAAAACCCCGGTGTTGTCACGATTGCCAACGCAGTGTTTGGATCACAGCCACCTATCTCGGTCGATGTTCTAGCCAAGGCCTTCCAGTTGGATGCTAACGTGGTCAAGTTCCTTCAGTCTCAGTTTGGGATGAGCTCTTAA